The genome window aactgataaCTTCAGTTTTGTATAACTTCTTTAACCTTTacatctctctctgctctccccccTTTGTGTTTTTGATGATGGAAATTAcctctttttatattatataccCATTAACATAGATTTGTGATTActttttatgcttttgtttttaaaatcctctACCAGATTTAAAAGTAGCTCACACCTACACTACCATACTACAGAATTCTATATTTGTCTATGTTTACCTTTACCAGGgagtttaatatttttgtatgtctTTGTGTTCTTTATTATCCTTCTGCTTCAACTTGAAGGATTCCCataagcatttcttgtagggcagatCTACTGGGGATGAACTCCCTCAACTTCTGTTTATTTGGGAAAatcttaaattattattattgtttttcatttttgaagaacaCTTTTTCTGTGTCCGGTATTCTtgattggcagtttttttctttttgtattttgaatatatcatttcactccCTTCTAGattgcaaggtttctgctgaaaaatctgctGATAATCTAATAGTAACTCCCTTACATGTGATGagtcacttttttcttgctgttttcaagattctctctgtctgtgactttttgacagtttgattatgacaTGTCTCAGTGTAAGTCTTTTTAGATTTATCCTACTCGAATTTCTTTGTACTTCTTGAATTTGTAAGTTCATTTATCTCCTCAGATTTGAGAAGTTTTGGGCCATTTCTTCACAAGAGATTCACAAGTTTGGGGCCTTTCTATCTTCTCCTTATGGCACTTCCATAAAATGTATGTTGTTTTGCTTGATGTGTCCTGAAAGTCCTTTAGtctctctgtatttatttattttttcattcttttttctttttgctcatctGCCTTGGTAGTTTTGATAGTCTTGTTTTTGAATTTgctgaatttttcttctgtgtgatCCAGTCTGCTGTTGAATTCCTCTAGTGaaatttttaattcagttattgtatttttcaaatccagaatttctattttgtttttcttcatagtttctacccctttgttgatattttcatttcGTTCATGCacaatttttctgattttgtttaattGTCTTTGTGCTCTCTCAGTTCATTGAACATCCTTATGatagtaatttttaattctttggtaATTCAtatatctccttttttaagggttggtttctggagatttaatttgttcctttaaatatgtcatgttttcttgtttctttgtatgtcttgctatttttctttagattttgaaATTTGAAGAATTAACTGACTGTCCCAGACTTTGTGGTCTGGTTCTGTGTAGGAAGAACTTTCTCCATTCAACCCAACTAGAGATTCTGGAGACCTCTCAATCCTTTCCTGGGGATAAATTCTTTCTGAGCTTGAGGAGATTTGTGGGCTTCTATTCTGGTATCTGTCTGTGATAATGTGGCCTCTCTGTGACTGTAGTAAGCTATGGTACTGGAGTTCTTCCTAGTGTCTTTCTATAATACTGCAGACTCTGCTGCATGTTGATCATCTTTGTTCTCAGAAACCCCAACCTGGCACCTCATTTCTGGCAGTGGTTGGATTCAGGCAAGACAGAAAACAGTGCCTTGGGCAGACCCCCCAAATGCCCTAAATGGCAGAACATTGGACTTACATATTTCCTGTAGAATGTAGGAGTTGGCAGTTTCCTCCTAATTGTGCAGTGTATACTGggagtgggtggtgggtgggaagGTTTCTGGCAAAAGTGCCAGACATTTTTCTACCCTGCTTTGATGCAGTTGGCTTTGTGCTCATCTAGGGTGCAGAAATCTTTTAATTGGTTTCTGGATTTCTCACAGAGGCATTTGGTTATGTATTGTTAAATCTGTCTCCATGAAGGAAGGGATGTCTAGGGCTTTCTATTCTGCCGTTTTGCTGACATCACTCTCCCTATTTAGCcttagtttttaaaagatatttttgctgggtacagaattctaggttgacattcttttaaatgtcagtactttaaaaattttgctctACTGTCTTCTGGCTTGTATTGTTACTGATGAGAAGATTGCTGTCATTCTTATAGTTTCTCTGTGTGAAATGTGTTTCTTTGGTTTctattaagatttttctttttttcactaattttaagcaatttgatttgATCATGTTACTTAGGGGTAGTTTTTCTCGTACTCATTTTGCTtagagttcattgagcttcttgaatctttGGCTTTATAGTTTTTGCCAAATTTGGTAAATTTTCAGTCACtaatacttcaaaaaaaattttttttctgcttctccctCCCTAGGATGACTTTAATTACAAGTATATAAGCCACTCATAAtgcaaggttcattttttttttcagttttattatgaATAGTTTTTATTGCTATGTCTTTAGGTTCACTAATCATTTCTTCTGCTGTTTAATCTTGGGCAGacgtggggggggggttgttccTATAGTGAAGCTGGTGGAGTTCAGGGCTACCAAGTTTCCATTATTCATGTTTATTAATGCTAGTGTGATTGTCTTTGTAGGGATAGGATGATGAAGCTAGAGGATTATGGGCTATGTATCTTTTGAAAGAATTACTTTTCTTAAAACGAGGCTCAGGAAGGTAAGTGAACGAATTCTGTAAAATTCAATCACATCCGTAGAAaaccatttcttcatttttagattACTGCTTAAACTTGGAAATCAAATACTGAATAGATAATGCAAGATAATGCAATTGTGCAAAAGCAGggagaaaatcaaaacaatacaATACAATGCAAGCAATGTGATGCAATGTGATATAACACAAAAGCGGGGAAAATCACATGGTGAaagaacttggaggaaatggagaagagGCAAGTATAAAGGCAAGTTCTCATAATAGGGACCATATCTTATTCATTATTATTCACATATCAGGACAAACAGACAATGAAAACATGTTTATTGAGCAACTCCTACATGCCAGGTATGGTATGGGTATGGTATGTTTCTATTTACTTTAATCTTCATAACCAGACTACAAAGAAGTTCTTAATTTGTTTTAACAGGAAACACAGTCAGAAAGGTTAGGTAACTTACCCAACATGTGGTATTAGATAGCTATCATACAATAGATGTTGAGTAAATATTAGCCGAATAAGTGAGTACATATTTATTCGGATGAAAGATAATCTTGTGAATTCTCTTTGCTGTGCTTCCTTTTAATCTTTCATAAAATAGTGCTAGACTGGTAACTACAGGCTAGGAAAAACCCACCATAGTTGATATGCAGTAATATCAACAATAATGGCAGCTGCTATGGCCTatttgtctccccaaaattcatattttgaaattgtAACCCCCAacgtgatggtattagaaggcgaggtctttgggaagtgattagatcatgagggcagagccctcataaatgagattagtgcctttataacaGAGGCCTCAGAGAGCTGTCTTGCTCTtttcatgtgaggacacagcaagaagacaccaTCTGTGAATCAAAAAGCAGGACCTCACTGAataccaaatctgctggtgccttgatcttggactccccagcctccacaactgtgagaaatcaacttctgttgtttataagacaCCCATTcggtggtattttgttacagcagcctgaatggactaagacagcagcTAACACATACGGACTTCCTATGACTTGGGCACTGTTTTGATTTACATAATtaatttaaccctcacaacactATGAGGATGAGTACaatttttattcctcattttacagataaggaaactgaagtacagagagTGGAAGTGGTTTGTTCAAAGCCATCCTACCCCTAAGTAGGGAAGCCAGAATTTGATCTTTGAGTGGAGCTCCAGGCTGTACTTTGCACTATCTTGCTTCTAGGTCCTTGTTGCCTTTCTTCACTGTGGTTCACCTAAACTTCACCTTTGAACTCAGGCCCAGAATACCAAGGTTTCCTTAATTTCTCCTTTCAGGCTTCCTATAGTTACTTTGTCAAATACTGTTTCCCAAAGCCACAGGAAAATATAGATTGCCTTGCCAGACTTTTTATCTAAGAAAAGACAATTTGAAGTCATGGAATAAGGTACAAAGCTATTCAACTTTCAGGTGGCAGGGAAGGTGAAAATAGGTCAACCTTGTTGTATTTCCCAGATTACCAAGTCTTCAATCTCAAAATGAATATGATTAGGACAAGGAGAATAAGCTGTGTGGTTCCATTCTGTAACTTATTCTTCCCATCAAACAGTGTTCATTTCCTGAACTAAGATAAATGTGTATTTTAGAAATGCTTCAGCAGACTCTAAGGAAGCACACTGTGAACTCTTTAGATTAGAAGcttctgagggcagggactgacTCTCTGTACCCTTGTGCCTATCTTAATGCATGGcaaataggcactcaataaatgttctttAAAGTGCACAGTgaattataacaccaaggtcaagagtttggatcccaggACCTACCAGTGACCAACAAACAAACTGCACAACAAGGACAATTTGTaagtaagaagaaaattaaatatattgaattaGTTTACAGTAGAAGAACACACTATATGTTATTTCCATATCTTGCTTTCTTATGAACTTCTAATTCCTTCTTCAAAATTTAGCTCAAatgtgggccggccccgtggctcactagggagcgTGCAGCGCTGATAGCACTgcggccgcaggttcagatcctatatggggaagGCCAGTGCGCTCACTAGCTGGGTGTGGTGCAAGCGGCACCGAGCCAGGGGTtgtgatccctttaccagtcaaaaaaaaaaaaaaaaaaaaaaaattagctcaaatGCCACTTTTTTCCCCATAACTTCGCTTTCTGCCTAAATTAAGAGCCACACCCTCAGTGCCCCCACAGGATTATATGCATACTTCTCAAACTATGTGGTCATGTTTCTCATTCCTTCTCTAATTATGCCTTTCTTCTGGGTAAAGACGATTTCTTATTATGTGTAACACAGTGCCTGAGATACAGCTggagcttaataaatgtttgatgaatgaatactTGTATATATGCATAGAACAGACCTTAAGGTCCCAAACTAATTTCCATACACAACgaggaaagaaagatgaaacttacatttgttacatttacatttattgaattaCTGAATATTTATCATCTGCTATATACCAggcaaaataaacatacaatgaagaaagaaaaataaaacgtACACTTGTTTATTTAATTACTGCATATTTGTTGAGTATCTGCTATATACCAGGCATAAGGGACAGAAACAAACTGTCTGTCCAGAGTTACTTTTAAGTCTTTCAGCAATGCCCGAGTCCTCATCATAAAAATCCCTTCTGAGTCAGTATCCATTCATTCTTTGGTTAATCTTCATGTACAGTTTTCTCGTGTGTCCTTTCAAATGCTGCGTAATGTTGTAGACCATTGAATACTCCAAAAATTATCTGAAAGATTAGAGGAACTGCCATTGCTTTCATCTCTGTTTGACAAAGCAGAAGCCAATGGAGTAAAACCCTTCCTTTTGGTGGCAGTGGAACAGTATGATacctaaaaaggaaaaagagttaGTCACTTCTCCTGGATATATATCCCATCAAAAGTTTGCTGTTTTCTACTAACCTGATAGTTTCCATTCTAAATCTATCACACAGACAGCGAAAAGGTTAAAAGTTAGCTATTTGAAATACCAAACTActatattttgattaaaatatatcattgaCATCTAAAGAATAAGGAGAGTATGTTAACAGGaacaaagggaggaaaaaaaggaagaaaagaaatgagtagACAGACTTACTTGACTGCCAGTCGTCCATTTCTAGAAAAAGCCAAAGCACTGGGATAAAAAACACCACATACTAAGCCAGTCAGTGAACTTCTCAGAACACAATTTTCCTTGCTTATATTACctggaaaacaaaagtaaatttggTCTCCCTTTCAAACTTAGGATAAAAACTATTAAGAAAGTGTTGTGTCTGAGTAGTTATCTGCACTGTCCTCAGCCACAGTGAAACAGTATTAAGTATTCAAAATCTATGGTAATAACAGGGAAATGCAGCATGTTTTACAAATGATTTCATTACACTTTACCATACGGATAACTACCTTTTACATATGTGGTTATAGAAGCAATTTTATAATAAGAATACTAAAGTAGCAGTTCAAACAATTGGATACTaggttattacatttttattgtctactatgtgtcaggcatatTCTCAGTATTAGGGATACTGTGGTACATAAGAAAGACTTGATCTCTGACCTGGACAGTCCAGTGGGTAAGAAagacattagaaaaatatttaaataaataagtgtgcACAATACTTTGAAGGTAAAGTGTATAGAGGATGTATCTAGAAACCTAACCCACCACTAGAGTGTCAGAGAAGGTTTCCCTGGGGAACAGATATTTAAGCAGTGACCTGAAGAGTGAACAGGGGATAGAGCCTCCACCAATTATTAGCTATAAAACTTAAGGTAAGTGAGGCAAGAAATAACATTAGAAGTCTATAATATGCCAGATACTGTGTTAGGCATTTAACATACAGTATCTTTTGATTATCAGAACAATCCTGTGAGAAGTACAATTAGTCCTAATTTACAGATAAGACAACAGCCTCAGAGATAAATGACTTGTCCAATGTCATAAAACTTAAGTAGTGGGAGGCAGGATCTGAAATCATGTGGGTAGTATGCCAAAGCTTGTTCTTTTCCTAGTATGTTATGTTGCTTCTTAGTGTACTTGAATATGCCTCAGTTTAGATTGCTTATCTATAAAAAAGGGACAATACTACTTGCCCTGCCCAATCAGGAAAATTGTCATGAGGATCAAATAGGACAATACtaagacacttcaaaaagttcatgaaaagattcatattatcttttaattccatttttccatgaagttttttttttttctggttcatgaattttttgaagtacccatgtatatGGGAAGGTACTTTGTAAGCAATAAAGCAATATACAAATATAAGAAAGAATTATTGGCATATGTTAATGAGGAACTTTACTTAAACATAACATTATACATTAATGGATTTAAATTTACCTGAATACAAAGCATCAGTTACAAAGAGCTTGTAAGTAATTATAGTAGACAAAAATGGAAGTATAGTCAATGATGCATATGTCTTCAAAGCATCGTGTTTAACCTTGAAGCAGTGTCTGAAAATGAAGTTTGCCAGTATTCCAGAGAAACCAGCTGTTGTTCCAAAGAACACTGTTCCATATATATTTACGGTGCTAATaggagaaacaaagagaaaaactaaaattcaaCATAATATTCTCCTAATGGATATATGCTTTCCTGGATAGTTGTTACTACATATTTACTTGACATCAAATATTTCTGGATCACTTACTATAGTGTCTTTTGTAGGTGGCAAGTATGGGgaagagaacaacaacaacaaattccACTCCTGATGGAATCTGTATTCTATTGGGAGAATATAATTCTCTTTTTGAGAATATTTAGGGtggttcccttttcctttttttttttttttttggtggctggctgatacaaaatctaaatgcttgaccttggtgttatcacactctggccaagtgagctaaccagccagctaaaATGAAGCtctttttaagaaagaataaattttggcCAGAAATTATGTATGTTCCAATGTAGCCAAATTTTATGAGCTACCTAAATGCAAGAATGCTTTTCTTgctactaaaagaaaattaatttgcttaaggtcatctaaaaaaaaaagaagctgtttAGATTTGGTTACAACttctagaaaataattatttctgaatTAATCCAGATGCATTTAAGATTTGTCCAGGATTTTCAAAACTTCATCTAAAGAGATCCAGTAGACTTAATTTTAGTTATTCTGCTTCACACCTAAATCCAGAAACTTCTGAAGTTCAAGATCAACTGTCCTTTAACTTTATTCTTGAGCTCTATTAATCTAAAAGTCAAAATGATGTGAGACTAATGTACACCATAGAATCTGTAATCCTTTTGGCTGTACTCAGTACTGTGGCCAAGATAATCAATCCTAAACTGATTTTAATTACAAATGCTCATCAATTAAGTATAAGTACCTCCCCCCCATGGTTTTCTCCTAATTacttttaattacaaatatttattgcacaaaAATGTTTCAGCAATAATTGGacattttttttaagaagcaaaagaaattatCCACAATCCCAAATATTCCAACAAATCACAATTTTCATCTGTCCATCTTTCCctccagttgtttttttttttaaaagctctcttCATAACCAACTCAATACAGTTAATAGGATCTTAAGACACTCCTCAGAAACAATGGCAATACAAAAGATCTCTAAACAAAGTTATTGACTTTCAGTCTGGATGTGTCTCTCCCttacttttcttttctaagatattgaaaatttttttctatggtTTCGATGATCATTGGTCTTCTGAGCTTTGCATCTTCTAGAGGACTGGGCTGACTATGCGTATGTGTTGCCATCTTGATAtcctagaaaacaaaaaattccagaACCATAATAGCTAATGATATTAATATTGAATAAAACCTTATAAAATTCTACagattcagattttaaaaaatttagagtctAGTCATTTGCCAGGTACCATGTAATCTGTTTCCACGTACTCTGTTAGTGATGcaatcaacatttactgagctcttatTATTTGTTAGAAAGTAGCTTTTTGATTCATACAATAACTTGAGAAACTGGTGGGATAATGATCATCTctacttttacagatgagaaaactgaggtttagaaaggCTGACTTGCCTTAGGACTTAGTTTAGAAGGATAACTTACTGAGATACTGAGTTGTTGTTTACTAGTTTCCCCCTTTCTCATTCCAAGAAAGTAGCCAGGCCATACCTGCTCTCCCTGCTCTATCTCTTCAGGTGGGGAGATGGAAACAGTAGCTGCTTGCTGACAATGATCTTTATCCTCTGTCTCTCATGAAAGCCTGAGACagtaaataatgaaatactgaaaacaggatagcaaatatttattgagtgcctagtcTTTACAAGGCGCTGTCAAAATAAAGAAGCGATTGCTTTCATTACACTCCCCTTACTAAAGCAAAGATAAAGACTAGTAACTTTCAGAAAGACTTCTACATTTACTGAAATGTAAAGATTTTGCTATAATCAACATTTCACCTAAAAATTAACTAGTCTAAGGCCACTCATCTGGTCACCATGCTTATACCAGTAAGAGTGCATTTATGTCAGTTTATAGTTTGCAAACCACTTTACGATTCTGTAGTGCCTTTATGTATATCATTTCACCTGACCTTCAGAATTTTATTCAACTTTCGTCATCATTTACGGAGTACCTGGTACATGCAAGCTCCCGGCTAATTAAGATATCGTCAATGTCCTCAGGAACCCTTAACCTTGCGAGAGGCCAGGACCAAAAAAGCAGGGAATTTAAACGGAGAATGAGGGTgccataaagaaacaaagaaagccaAACTTAATCTAGTGAGAGGAAGTGTGGGAAGGCTTCCcggaggaagtgacatttaaacgAATAACCTAAAGAAGAGAttttggcaggggtgggggggagggattAGGGGGAAGTATTCCAAGTTGAAAGAAAGACTTGTGCAAAGGCCCGGAGGCAAGAGAAGACAAGCTTCAGACTTTAGGTCTACTTCCTCTCCACTTCTTTCCATAGCAAAAGGGGATTTATTCGAGTTCTCCCTGCATGGACTTGGGGGCTGTTCTCTTCAGCGTTTCAAATCCTCTTCACATGCATCATGTCAGAAGAATTCGCCAACACTTTGAGACTGCAGAAATTACGTTTCGTACCACATTGGGTTTTCGCCTACCTTCTGCGCTTCCCCAGTTCCCACCGGTACCACACCAGCAGCCCCACGCCCGAGCGCCGCCATTTTGGCTGCCCACGTGACTCGCGGGTGGGCGGGGACCCAGAACGCCCTGGGCGGGAAGTGGTGGGGACTCAACGCTCTCTCGCCTCTCGCCTGCAGCCTGGACCCTCCCCCACTCAGTCAAAAGCCGCGCCCTCCATCCTGGCTGTGATTGGACGTGGCGTCCAGAAACTACGTCCACTCATTGGTTTCGAAGAGGTTCAGAAGCCTGTGGGCCCGTCCCCCGTGCCAGCCCTGCGTTTCCTCCTCCTGCTATTTGTCTGCATATGTCTCCCTTCTGCGATCCTGAGGGGAGGTTGGGGCGGTCTCAGCCTAAGAATGTCGCTGCGCGCCTTCCTGTCCTCAGTGCGGCTCCGTTAGCTGCCTTGAGGGAGCTCGCCCCTCTGACCTGGCGGGTGTGTTATGGCTCCAGTTTCTCGGACACCTCCTCCTCACAGCCCCCAAGCGGCCGCCTAGAGCCGTCAGAGCAGCCTCGACTAGCCTCCTCCCTTCGCTGCCGTCTGACTCTTTTTCGCGGTCTTTAGTCCCCTCATATTCCATCCTTTCGCCCTCTTGGAAAGGGACCGGAGGGGAATTTGCCCCCTAGCCCCTGGGAAGACCCCTTGTCAGCTGGTGTTTCGAGGCGGGGGGCGTTGCGCGGAGGCCTGGCGCTCTTTCGTGCACGTTAAATGCCCAGCAGTATCTCCCAGACCGTCAACCCCCGACCCTCCAGTCTCCGTGTCTTAGAGAAGCCAAATTCGAGAGTTATATAATTTCTAGTGCTGCTGTTTCTCCTGCCTGAGGAAACGCTTCATCGCGTGGAGGGTGCAGGACATTTCAGTGCTCTTCTATATAAGAACGGGGTGTGGGCAGGGGTGGCCAGCGGTGGCAGAGAGATTTCTTGTCTTTTCTGCAGAACGAAGGTGGGTAGTTTGGAGAGAAATTGAGAGAAAGGGTGGATGTGGAAGCCAAGCAGCTGCACTCTCTCATTTAGGAAATCGTGGACCGTTTGCATAGCTTTTGCTTACACGCCTAATACTACTACAGCGTCTCTGAAAACACCTTTGGGGGAAGGTTTGGCTTCTCCTCTCGAACAGTCTCAGTGTTTTTCCTCGCTGGATAGAGAGCTGCTTGGATGCGAGGAGATGGCATGATGTGAATGACTCCAGTGTGAAGAAATCTGCTTCGCCAACTCATCCTGCATCAAGTGCCCATTGAGTAGCACTGTCACTTTAATGTCTCCATGCCAAGGGAttgctttccttcttttcaaTCCTCTCGGTTAATACATGGGAGGATCAGAATCAGAGGGGCATTAAGGATCAAGCCTGGGGGGCTTGGAgagcacagaagaaaaaaaaaaaaagaaagtgacagcAAGCTGGATCCTGTCTTACTGAGGTGGTGAGATCCGGAACTTCTGGTCCAGTAAATAGAAAGGGGCCTTTCAGTCTGTCTTCTGCCCCAGAAAACTGTTCAA of Cynocephalus volans isolate mCynVol1 chromosome 4, mCynVol1.pri, whole genome shotgun sequence contains these proteins:
- the TMEM126B gene encoding complex I assembly factor TMEM126B, mitochondrial isoform X1, giving the protein MAALGRGAAGVVPVGTGEAQKDIKMATHTHSQPSPLEDAKLRRPMIIETIEKNFQYLRKENTVNIYGTVFFGTTAGFSGILANFIFRHCFKVKHDALKTYASLTILPFLSTIITYKLFVTDALYSGNISKENCVLRSSLTGLVCGVFYPSALAFSRNGRLAVKYHTVPLPPKGRVLLHWLLLCQTEMKAMAVPLIFQIIFGVFNGLQHYAAFERTHEKTVHED
- the TMEM126B gene encoding complex I assembly factor TMEM126B, mitochondrial isoform X2, which translates into the protein MATHTHSQPSPLEDAKLRRPMIIETIEKNFQYLRKENTVNIYGTVFFGTTAGFSGILANFIFRHCFKVKHDALKTYASLTILPFLSTIITYKLFVTDALYSGNISKENCVLRSSLTGLVCGVFYPSALAFSRNGRLAVKYHTVPLPPKGRVLLHWLLLCQTEMKAMAVPLIFQIIFGVFNGLQHYAAFERTHEKTVHED